CCTCCTTCATCTTCACTTTTACCAGTCGACGATGAACCGCTCTCCCTCTTCCCCTCCTATTTTTCTCTTTCTGTTTGAGCACTCTTGCTCTCCTATATGTGTGCTGCGTGACGTGCCTTTGGGCCTTTCCCCCCACTCACACTCCTCCCTCTTTATATGCTCCTCCTGGCCGGCTACATGACAGGACATGCACAAAGTACTTACTGTtaacttgctactccctccgttccaaaatacttgtctttctaggtatttcaaatggacacaacatatagatgtatgtagacatattttagagtgtagatccgctcattttgctccgtatgtagtcacttgttgaaatctctagaaagacaaatatttaggaacggagggagtagataattaACTGTAATTAAGCACCAGTGACTTCTCGGGCCTTACAAAGACCGACGTGGTTAAACCGACAAGGCAGGAAAAGAAGCAAAGGCGGAGCAATTTATTTCTGATCAACACAGATATATAGAGCATATTGGAATATGATTTCCTTCAAGTTTAGTCTAACGAAATTGTGACAAAGTGGAGAAGCTGGTAAAGCATGTAGTACGTAACAAGATGAAAGGCGGTTTGGTTGGCTGTGAAGGAAAGAGATGTGTCTGGTGCCTCCGCTTTTGCTTTCATACGCTTCAATGGTACACAGAGAAAACTCTTGACTCTTTTCGTTTTACATGATCACCAAAGTCCTAAAACGctacaaatatatattcctccagcAAAAAGTGCGCACCCACAGCGTGTTTGGTTCAGGGGAATTAGAGACGGGGAATGGGAGTTGAGGGCTAAGGAGATTAAAAATCCACTGTTTAATTAGAGGGAATGGGAGTTTAAGTGAAAGGGGACTGGGAGTTGAGAAAACCAATTCCCACCGATTTCTTCTCAGGGGATACCCTGTTAATTCGTGAGCAGAGTTTTATCCCACGTCAATTCCCATCATATGCCAAACAAGGGAATGGGAGTAAAAATCTACTTCCCATACCTAATCCCTTCATAAACAACCTTGGGCAAACTCCCATTCCTTGCCCAAATGTTTACCAAACAGGCTGCCAGTTGATGCAACTCCAGTTATCGCGCGGATTGTTCATTACTGCATCCAAGATCTTTGCGGGTTTTTAAAAAATACTACTccttccgtccggaaatacttgtcatcaaaatggatacaaGGAgacgtatctagatgtattttagatttagatacatctctttttagccattgtgatgacaagtattttcggatgaagGGAGCACTTCTAAgagataattaatactccctccgtctcaaaataagtgtagcTGATCTAGTACTCCctttataaagaaatataaaagcatttagattAGTGGTCTAAACGCTGTTATATTTTTCTACGGAGGAAGTACAAAGTTAGTCCAACTTTATACCAAATCAACGACGCTTATTTTGAAAGGGAGGGAGTATTATCCTTATTTATCCTTATGAAACGCAACAGATATCTACTACTCCAGTGAAAAATTGAGCAGCGGCATGGCATAACTTCATCTCAGATCTTTGGATGTTTTTTTTAAAGTATATTGATACTTCTAATAGAAGATAATTAATTCCACTTCTGGCCCAAGTCTAGCATGTTGTAGCCATAACTTGCAATTCCACTTCTAGCCCAGTCAAGCTATGATGCATGAAAGAACTTGGAACAGACTTTCTTCTTCTACGCCTCAGGGAGCATATGAATGGTGCAGCGCAGCAACGAGTACATGTTGCTTCAGTAGTTTCATCAAGCTATGTGGCATCAAAGAACTTGTACAGATGTTCCTTTTTCTGTGTGCGTATGAATGATGCAGCGCACTGAGCACATGTCGCTTCAGTAGTTTCTGGTGgctgcaaaaataaataaaaataaaaaaatcatgcaATCAGCTACCCCGGATAAGCTGGTTTTGCAGAATTCTAAAAACAAGATTAACATGGAATTTAACTTTCTTCTGGCAATCCATATGACAGCACTAGTTATAAGTTACCACCCTGCATGCTTTTTTGCTTTATCATCACAAGTCAAAATCTGGATCGCTTCTAGAGATTGTTATGCCCGCATGTACAATGTACTTATCAGTCCCGATATCCCAACTGCCAATCATAGAGAGGATGAATTTCTAACTACGCGTACTTATAAAAGTAATGGAACACAAACTCTAGCAAATTAATTAATTTCATTCATGTCAATTTTATGTTTGATATATAATCAGGGTCAGCATGCCGCTTAATATTTATACGATAAACCATTTAATAGTACATGAATACATATTAtgagaggaaggtaaataatgatagTCTTTCGAAGCTCACTAGAAACAAACAATTTATAAATGTTGCTGATCCCTATTGAATACTTTCCGATGCATGGAAGTAAGCTCAAATTTGTTTCTAGTTTTCATAAATATACTACCATGTCAGCTCTCCATGAGATATAAGGGTGCAATAAAAGTAGGAAATGTTGTATTTCTGCAGAAGACAACCTGTCAAGGACCTTGATTCAAGGACTCACCTCGTTGAGCAGCAGAGAAGGAGGCCACGCCATGATGTAGGGATACAAACTTTCAGGGTAAATGATGGTGCAGAGCTTATTCAGCTTTGCTGTTTCTAGGCAGAAGGACAGGAACAAACCAGGGAAATCGCGATCCGGCTCACAGTAAGTAGACAAGTACACAAAGCCATTGACGATCGCCAGAACCTTCAGCGCGATATGATCATTGTCGAAACAGTGATCGTGCGCATGGATGTCCTGCTCTAACGGAAATGTCTTGTGCTGTGTCCATCTCTCGACACCATCATCGTCGGTTCTCCGGAACCAAACAACAAGTGTGAGCTTGACAGTGCTGATGATGCAGAGCCTCCCGTCCTTGGTCTCGCCAGCCGTGAACGCTCCTTGCCCTTCGATGTGCGGAGGCAGGTCGATTCGGGAGAACTGCACTGTCGAGGTGTTCAGCACGCGGGCAAGGGCTCGGCTCCCGTCTGTCCAATAGATACACCCATTCACCAGCGTCCCGTTGCCAGAGCACTTCTCGTTGTCGTCCCCAGGCTGCAAGGCAGGCTGCATGGCTGCGGCCTCCAGAAACGGGAAGATCTGCCACTCCCCGGTCTCTGATGAGAGGACGGCGGCTTGCGCCCCGCAAGCTTCGTGGCAGACGCAGATGACGCGGAACGGGCCGCGGTCTTCGTCGGAGGGGAGGACGTGGTACTCGACGTACATGTCTTCGCAGATCTCGCCGGGCGGCCTGGGGAAGAGATCCAGGGCTCGTGCGAGGGGGTCGTAGACGGCCATGTGCCCGGTGCTGTAGCTGACGAGGACGACGCGCCCGTCGTGGCAGCCCTGGATTACCCACTCGGGGGCGACGCCGTCGATCTCGTCGGGGAGGCGGGTGAGGAGGAAATCGCCGCCGCGGACGGCTGCGGCAAGGTCCGGGTCGGAGTGCAGGCGGAGCGGGCGGAAAGCGGGCGTGTCGGACTCTAAGACGTCGAGGAACACGCCGAGGAGCGGGGCCGAGTGGAGCTCACGGAAGCGGCGGCGGAAGGCGGGGGATGAGCGGACGGCGCCGAGAGAGGCCCGGCTGGTGAGGGCGGCGCGGACGAGGGTGGGGAGGGACGGCAGGCGGAGGAATATCTCCCGCAGCAGGTCGTCGCCGAGGGCGCATATGGTGGTCGGAGCGGCCGCTGGCGATTTCTGCTTCttcgggagcggcggcggcgacgacggctcgCATGCCATGGCGCGCGACACAGCAAAAGTGAAGGACGGCTGTGATCTCGTTTCAAGCAAGAAGCTAGGAGAGCGAGGGCCGTGGGCCCAGGAAAGCCCGTCGAAACGCGAGTGACCGGGTCATGGGCCCAGTTGCTACAAAGGATTAGTCGAGTAGAATGCTTGTCAATCCTAAAAAAACTAAATTCTAAAAAGTGCAGCTGCACTTTTTAGAGTTCTCGAGCACACACCCTTCCGCGTCGTTCGATCGAAATCGCGGCCTCAGGTGCTGGGCGGTCGGGCCGAAACACTTACCCGGTCTCTCTCCCCCGTGCAACCTGTGGCCGTTCCCCACGAGGCCACGACCCACTCCTCTGCCACGAACTCACCTTCTCCCTCCCCCTGCGCACACCTTCCTCCACGGCCGGCCAGATCTGCTGCATTCACCTCCATTGACCCGGCCCTCGCGTTGGCCCGTCTCCATCGAGCCAAATCCTACGCCGGAGCTCctccttcctcggccttcttctccgccaaaccgGCAGCGAAGCACCCCGCCAGAGCAGACGCGTTCCCCAGCCCCGGACCGGCGGCGACGCGACCCCGCACCCTGCTTCTCCCTCTCGGCATCATCCTGCACCCTGCAGCGTCGATCCCTCGCCAGGTCTTGGCATCCCGTGACTGGGAGTTCGATTCCTGTTGGATCCAGGCCCTTCGCGTCCAACAACGACAACAAAAGAAGGCAGCAGCTGCTCCCGCAGATTCCAACCGGAGACGGCCCCCTCTGCTCACGCGCCCCTCGGAGATCCCCTACAGTTCAACTCCCTGGCCGCGAAGTACAGGGAGGATTCTCTCGAAGCCTTGCCTCAAACTCTCCGTCCAAAGCCATGACTGTGTTGGCGCCGCTCCTCTCGCAGCGCCGACCTTCTTCTTCTACCTCGAGCTGCCTCGCACAACTCTCCTgaggttcctctcttcttctctcaagaacacaagaacacacacacacgcatatacCAAGGAAGAGGAACGGCTTTGCCAGAGACACTCCCTTGGTGAACCACAATGGCTACATGGTTTCTCTGCTCAGCCCTCTCGGCCTCAACTCAAACAACAAGCTTTACATCTCTTATATAGAGACTCACGCGCACACACAGCCACGGCCACACCGGCCACTAACCCACGCACGCACCACTAACTAATCCCTAGCTACATGCACTACATGCACGCCCACGTCCAGACTACACGGCCAAGCCGTTCAACTAACCGACTGCATGCAACCTGACCAATTCTCCTGGCTCCAACTTGATCTATCCAGCCAGCCGGTTTGGCTTCATCCTGCACGCGTCTCGCCGCTTCCCACGGCTATACCACCCCGGCATCAAGCCTTGCGCCGTATCACACGGCACCGCGCCTTCACGCCGTCATCGGCAGCCCGGCATCTCGCAGTCTCCGCATGCCTCCGCTGAAACTTCACCGGACTAGCTACTCTCTAACCTATGCAACATGcataacaaaagcaaactaaaTATGCAGATACATGAATCAAGATTAAACCTAACATTTTCCCTCCTAATCTTGATTCTCCAATCTTCACGCGGTTCACCCGCTGCCACTTGACGACACAATCGCGGCGCTGCACACCTTGCCTGGACCGACGCCATCGCAGCGCCCGCGTCCATCACCATGTACTCTTGCCGCACGCAGCGGCCACCTCTTGACGTGGACGACGCTGTCGCAGCGCCGATCACCACGCCGTCTTCGCCAAGCGGCATCGCACCGTAACTTTTGTTGGCTTCACACCAACTTTCCATGATGACGATGGCATCACACCACCGTCGTCGGCATCACGCCGACTCTTCTTGTGGCAGCTTCGCACCGCCATCTTCACATAGCGGCACCGCATGGCCACCATCCTCCTTCTTGCGCCGTCGGCCTCCATCTCGCATGAAGTCCGTCGCGCCACAACCGACGCCGTCGCAGCGCCGGTCACCACGGACCATCTTGTCGTGGATGACGTCCTCGCGACGCCGATCATCGCACCACCTTCATCTCGCGGCATCGCACCGCAACCGGCCGCCCGCGGCATCGCGCCGCTGCCAGCCATCACCTCGCGCCCAGCGCCACGCCGACCACCATAGCCGCCGGCACCGTCGTCGCCGCCACGGATCAacaaggctctgatgccaattgttggcgccgcctcACCTCGCAGCGCCACTTCTTCTTCTACCTCGAGCTGCCTCGCACAACTCTCCTgaggttcctctcttcttctctcaagaacacaagaacacacacacacacgcatatacCAAGGAAGAGGAACGGCTTTGCCAGAGACACTCCCTTGGTGAACCACAATGGCTACATGGTTTCTCTGCTCAGCCCTCTCGGCCTCAACTCAAACAACAAGCTTTACATCTCTTATATAGAGACTCACGCGCACACACAGCCGCGGCCACACCGGCCACTAACCCACGCACGCACCACTAACTAATCCCTAGCTACATGCACTACATGCACGCCCACGTCCAGACTACACGGCCAAGCCGTTCAACTAACCGACTGCATGCAACCTGACCAATTCTCCTGGCTCCAACTTGATCTATCCAGCCAGCCGGTTTGGCTTCATCCTGCACGCGTCTCGCCGCTTCCCACGGCTATACCACCCCGGCATCAAGCCTTGCGCCGTATCACACGGCACCGCGCCTTCACGCCGTCATCGGCAGCCCGGCATCTCGCAGTCTCCGCATGCCTCCGCTGAAACTTCACCGGACTAGCTACTCTCTAACCTATGCAACATGcataacaaaagcaaactaaaTATGCAGATACATGAATCAAGATTAAACCTAACAGACTGCAGGGGTCATGTGGACGACGGCGAGAAGCACGGCGAGGTGGATGCGGCGTAGTACCTCACTAGATTCCCCTCCTGCTCTTCGTCCACAGGGTGAGCCATTCTGAACCAGTTTTTGGATTTGCCAAAGCGCGCGTGTTGAGTTGCACTGGGCGTGAGCGCGACTTGCACGGAGATGTGGTGCGTGCTAGAGTTTGTAGTATGAGTGCTTGCCAGATTCTTTCCCACAGAACATGTCTTTTTTTGTTCTACAAAACTTGCTTAGCTATTTATTTGTAGTTGCCTCAAATGTTCGTCAATTTTGCCATCTCATTGAGGTGCTACAAAAACTTGATGGAAATTTTGATTACACAGGACTTGGAAATTGTGGTGCACGCCAATGTGCTCATGGAGATAGAACtagcctactccctccgtccaggtttattaggcctaaagacaacttctcttagaccaagacacatagtaatttgctcacattaattcttccattccactcccaatgcactctctcacatgcatgcaaccaatgaaaaagcacgcatgaagtgtattaattttCTAGCCATGACACCAACAACGATGACTTTTaatgcaaccaatgaaatggttgcatgcatgcacctttccaaaacGGGGCCTTATAAAAGGagacatgcttgtgatgctgagaggcctaataaacccgaacggaggtagtagttaccTATCTGTAACTTGCCTAATGTTTTTTGTATCTGCCCAAAGCTTGCCAAATGATTTTGTTAGTTGGTTGCCTGATAAGTCTGAACTAGCAAGTAAAATACTGAAATGTCGTCTGCTTGGATGGTTAAACTGTTGGTTTTTGACTGCTAGATCAATTCACCGAAGCAACATCAGCAACAATACGTGCAAGCAAACAAGCAAGCAGGCAAGCTGGTTGATTGATGAACAGTAGCTGCAGCCTCTTCATAGGTAACCTTCGATCAAGCCATCGATTCGATCTGAACATAACTAGCTCTCGACGGACGGAATTCACGTGAGCTTGTGAAAGAAAACCGTTTCACGTGCTGGAGTATACGAGCTAGCACTCTAAAACCCAACATAAACATTTTTGTTGATTATGGTATCCATATCAGCCTAACTATTTGCTTGCCTAATGATTTTGTTAGTTGGTTGCCTTTGCCTGATATGTCTATCTGCCTAGTTAAACATTTCTATTAAATATGGTATCCATACAGCTGGACTGAAACTTGTATAGGAACACATTAGT
The sequence above is a segment of the Triticum dicoccoides isolate Atlit2015 ecotype Zavitan chromosome 1A, WEW_v2.0, whole genome shotgun sequence genome. Coding sequences within it:
- the LOC119274552 gene encoding uncharacterized protein LOC119274552, which produces MACEPSSPPPLPKKQKSPAAAPTTICALGDDLLREIFLRLPSLPTLVRAALTSRASLGAVRSSPAFRRRFRELHSAPLLGVFLDVLESDTPAFRPLRLHSDPDLAAAVRGGDFLLTRLPDEIDGVAPEWVIQGCHDGRVVLVSYSTGHMAVYDPLARALDLFPRPPGEICEDMYVEYHVLPSDEDRGPFRVICVCHEACGAQAAVLSSETGEWQIFPFLEAAAMQPALQPGDDNEKCSGNGTLVNGCIYWTDGSRALARVLNTSTVQFSRIDLPPHIEGQGAFTAGETKDGRLCIISTVKLTLVVWFRRTDDDGVERWTQHKTFPLEQDIHAHDHCFDNDHIALKVLAIVNGFVYLSTYCEPDRDFPGLFLSFCLETAKLNKLCTIIYPESLYPYIMAWPPSLLLNEPPETTEATCAQCAASFIRTQKKEHLYKFFDAT